A stretch of DNA from Chloroflexota bacterium:
ACGTACCGGATGGCGTCAAGCTCGATCTCCATGACGCCGACCAGCGCTCGCCAGGTGGGCGCGCCGAGCTGGTAGCGACGGACGTTGGTGTAGCCCGCCTCCAGCAGCTCCTCGGCCAGCCGCTTGCTCTTCCCGCAGGCCGGGCCGTTGCAGTAGAGCACGACAGCCGCTGCCTTGTCCGGTACGACGCGGCCGATCTCCGCCACGTCGGAGACGTAGAGCGACATCGGAACGCCCGGCTTCGGCGCGACGTTGAGTGCGCCAGGGATATGGCTGACGGCGTACTCCATGTGCGGGCGGGCGTCGAAGACGAAGGCGCTCCCGCTGGCCAGAAGCTGCCGAAGCTCGTCCGTCGAGACCTCGGCGGTCTTCTGGTTCGGCTCCATCAGGGTGGTCTGGAAGATGGTGACGCCCTGCGCGAGGGCTGTCTGCCCGAAGCCGCCCCAACCGACGACCGCCAGCGCCATGAGGCCCACTGCGACAATGCTAAACAGGTGACGTGAACGTCTCTGAACCGATCGCATAA
This window harbors:
- a CDS encoding sulfur transferase; the encoded protein is MALAVVGWGGFGQTALAQGVTIFQTTLMEPNQKTAEVSTDELRQLLASGSAFVFDARPHMEYAVSHIPGALNVAPKPGVPMSLYVSDVAEIGRVVPDKAAAVVLYCNGPACGKSKRLAEELLEAGYTNVRRYQLGAPTWRALVGVMEIELDAIRYVRDADRTAWFVDARNAEEFGMGSLTGAHNIPAGEVAKAKDDGRLPMEDHNTRVIVFGADAAQARAVTTELAKNAFHNVAYFSGPLDALAAGLGETLVAAAR